The Ramlibacter algicola genome segment GAAGGTGACGCCGAGCGCCATCCCCGACGTGCTTCTGCTGGAGCCCACGGTTTTCGGCGACCCCCGCGGCTTCTTCGTCGAGAGCTTCAACGCCCGCGCGTTCCGTGAGGCGACGGGCGTCGACGTCACCTTCGTGCAGGACAACCACTCCCGGTCCGCCCGCGGCGTGCTGCGCGGCCTGCACTACCAGTTGCACCATCCCCAGGGCAAGCTGGTGCGCGTGGCCCACGGGCGCGTGGTCGATGTCGCGGTGGACCTGCGCCGTTCATCCCCCACATTCGGGCGATGGGTGGCACACGAACTTTCCGGCGACAATTTCACCCAGATGTGGATCCCGCCGGGATTCGCTCATGGCTTCGTGGTCCTGAGCGAGACGGCGGACGTCCTGTACAAGGCCACGGACTACTACGCCCCGCAGGACGAGCACTGCCTGGCGTGGGACGACCCGGCCATCGGCGTCGACTGGCGCCTGCCTGACACCGGCTCGCAGCAACCCTTGCTGTCCCAGAAGGACCGCGCCGGGCTGCCGCTGGCACGGGCCATGCATTACGAGTGACAAGAAATGCTTTTGTACCTATCTACCCGACGCGTTGTCGTGAAGAAGCTCACGGCGGATCACTTCTCAGCCCTGAGCTGAGTTGTGTCCTGAGCCAAGTCAAACTACGATACATGGCTCAACGTTTGGTTACAGGCGTGGCGGTCACAAGCAATACTAGAAGGCTGGGCGGGGAATGCTGAGAACTGAAGTTTCTGGAGAGGGTGAGCTGACCACTCCACTGCCGTTGGAGCATCGTGTCGCCCACATCACCCTGCCGCTGTGGTTGCGCGCGACGAAGCGTGCGGTGGACGTTCTCGGAGCGGCGTTCTTCTTGATCGGTGGTTTGCCGTGCTTCCTCGTAATTGCGGCAGGCGTGTGGCTGAGTTCGCCGGGGCCGATTTTCTACGTCCAGAAACGGGCTGGGCGTGGAGGGCGCAGTTTTGATTTCTACAAGTTCAGGTCGATGCGCGTCGACTCGGACGACCTGCTCACGTCATTCCTGGACAGCGATCCCGAGGCCAAGCTGCGCTGGCAGCGATACCAGAAGATCGAAAAGGATCCTCGCGTCACGGCGTTCGGCCAGTTCATTCGTCGCACAAGTCTCGACGAATTGCCGCAGTTCTGGAACGTGCTGAAGGGCGACATGAGCCTGGTGGGCCCGCGCCCCTGCATGCCGCAGCAGCGCGATCGGTATGGCGTGTATTGGCACCATTACTGCGCCGTCAAGCCGGGGCTGACGGGCCTGTGGCAAGTCTCGGGCCGAAATCGGCTGACGTATCGTCAGCGAGTGGAACTCGATGCGAAATACGTCGAGACCCTTTCGCCCTGGGGTGACTTCTTCATCTTCTTCAAAACGATCCGCGTTGTTTTGGGCGCAAACGACGCCCACTGAGCTCACGCGCCAACGGCGAATTTCGAGCGGCCGGTTCTCCGGCCGCGTCTGCTTTTGATTCTCTGGGATAAACGAACCATGACCACCACACCGAAGGTCGCCCTGATCACCGGCGTGACCGGCCAGGACGGCAGCTACCTCGCCGAATTCCTGCTGAAGAAGGGCTACATCGTGCACGGCATCAAGCGCCGCGCCAGCCTGTTCAACACCCAGCGCGTGGACCACATCTACGAAGACCCGCACGTGCACCACCCGCACTTCGTGCTGCACTACGGCGACCTCACGGACACCAGCAACCTGATCCGCATCATCCAGCAGACCCAGCCGGACGAGATCTACAACCTGGGCGCCCAGAGCCACGTGGCCGTGAGCTTCGAGTCGCCTGAGTACACGGCCGACGTCGATGCGATGGGCACGCTGCGCCTGCTGGAAGCCATCCGCATCCTGGGGCTGGAGAAGAAGACCCGCTTCTACCAGGCCAGCACGTCCGAGCTGTACGGGCTGGTGCAGGAGACGCCGCAGAAGGAGACCACGCCCTTCTACCCGCGCAGCCCGTACGCGGTGGCCAAGATGTACGCGTACTGGATCACGGTGAACTACCGCGAGTCATACGGCATGTATGCCTGCAACGGCATCCTGTTCAACCACGAGAGCCCGCGCCGCGGCGAAACGTTCGTCACCCGCAAGGTGACGCGCGGCCTGGCCAACATCGCGCAGGGGCTGGACGAGTGCCTGTTCATGGGCAACATCGACTCGCTGCGCGACTGGGGCCACGCGATGGACTATGTGCGCATGCAGTGGATGATGCTGCAGCAGGACCAGCCCGAGGACTTCGTCATCGCCACGGGCGTGCAGGTCAGCGTGCGTGAGTTCATCGCCCGTAGCGCCGCCCGTTTGGGCATCACCCTGAAGTTCGAAGGCAAGGGCGTCGAGGAAGTCGGCGTCGTGGCCTCGGTGACTGGCGACAAGGCGCCCGGTGTGAAGGCCGGCCAGACCATCGTGCGGATCGACCCGCGCTACTTCCGGCCGGCCGAAGTCGAGACCCTGCTGGGCGATCCGACGAAGGCCAAGGAGAAGTTGGGTTGGACCCCGCAGATCACGCTGGACCAGATGATCGACGAGATGATCGCCAGCGACCTTGAAGCCGCCAAGAAACATGCGCTGCTGAAGACGCATGGGTTTAAGGTGGCGGTTAGCCAAGAGTGAGCGCGGCTCGGAGCAGATGGAATATCCGCTGCCGGCAGCGACTTCCGCGTCAATGCTCCTGCTTGCCAAGCGGCAAATGCTTGCCGCTTGGCAAGTTCAACAGAGCCTCCCTACGACCGGTCGTGATCGGCTGCATCTCATTTGTTTTTGTTAGCTGAATAGCGTTCGTAAGGCTCGCA includes the following:
- the rfbC gene encoding dTDP-4-dehydrorhamnose 3,5-epimerase, translated to MKVTPSAIPDVLLLEPTVFGDPRGFFVESFNARAFREATGVDVTFVQDNHSRSARGVLRGLHYQLHHPQGKLVRVAHGRVVDVAVDLRRSSPTFGRWVAHELSGDNFTQMWIPPGFAHGFVVLSETADVLYKATDYYAPQDEHCLAWDDPAIGVDWRLPDTGSQQPLLSQKDRAGLPLARAMHYE
- a CDS encoding sugar transferase: MLRTEVSGEGELTTPLPLEHRVAHITLPLWLRATKRAVDVLGAAFFLIGGLPCFLVIAAGVWLSSPGPIFYVQKRAGRGGRSFDFYKFRSMRVDSDDLLTSFLDSDPEAKLRWQRYQKIEKDPRVTAFGQFIRRTSLDELPQFWNVLKGDMSLVGPRPCMPQQRDRYGVYWHHYCAVKPGLTGLWQVSGRNRLTYRQRVELDAKYVETLSPWGDFFIFFKTIRVVLGANDAH
- the gmd gene encoding GDP-mannose 4,6-dehydratase produces the protein MTTTPKVALITGVTGQDGSYLAEFLLKKGYIVHGIKRRASLFNTQRVDHIYEDPHVHHPHFVLHYGDLTDTSNLIRIIQQTQPDEIYNLGAQSHVAVSFESPEYTADVDAMGTLRLLEAIRILGLEKKTRFYQASTSELYGLVQETPQKETTPFYPRSPYAVAKMYAYWITVNYRESYGMYACNGILFNHESPRRGETFVTRKVTRGLANIAQGLDECLFMGNIDSLRDWGHAMDYVRMQWMMLQQDQPEDFVIATGVQVSVREFIARSAARLGITLKFEGKGVEEVGVVASVTGDKAPGVKAGQTIVRIDPRYFRPAEVETLLGDPTKAKEKLGWTPQITLDQMIDEMIASDLEAAKKHALLKTHGFKVAVSQE